A stretch of the Elephas maximus indicus isolate mEleMax1 chromosome 3, mEleMax1 primary haplotype, whole genome shotgun sequence genome encodes the following:
- the LOC126072013 gene encoding zinc finger protein 883-like isoform X1, with protein sequence MDSLVIEDVAVDFTPEEWTLLNLPQRKLYRDVMMETLRNLASVVSEDLDGGEKLSSEHITEEVLKRNTWLSVLGETGELHGFEDQRKNQGRHIRRHAVENLCESNKLSQCGKTSQITALSILKTTPELNPFECHEYEKAFTDRSSLKHHVKFHNGCSACQCKECGEACSCPSYLHNPVRTLNDEKPCEECGKGFICISTPKNHGTTLTGKKRYEYNECGEDRWSFSSFRTHVRGHKRNRKKYRKTCTHPSAIILRQKIHSGEWSYECKECLKAFSCAASLTEHIRNHTGEKPFEHTEFGKSFSQSPKLTDQIRAHSGKKSYECKQCEKVFSQSSHLTRHIRIHSGEKPYECRECGKSFSQSSSLTKHVRTHSGERPFECKECGKTFNRSASLTVHTRTHSGEKPYECKECGRAFSRSSNLIKHIRIHTGDKPYECKECEKVFTCSTSLTKHLRIHTGEKPYECKECGKVFRYSFSLTSHKKTHSGEKSYECKHCGKAFSQSSSLTSHIRTHSGEKPYECQECGKAFSHSSSLTNHIRTHRGEKPYECQKCGKAFGQPSSLTTHIRTHSREKPYEYQEYGKAFSKLAHLTNHVTTHSGERPFEG encoded by the exons GACTCACTTGTCATTGAGGATGTGGCTGTGGACTTTACTCCAGAAGAGTGGACTTTGTTGAATCTTCCTCAGAGGAAACTCTAtagagatgtgatgatggaaaccttGAGAAACCTGGCCTCAGTCG TTTCTGAAGACCTTGATGGTGGAGAAAAATTATCTAGTGAACATATTACAGAGGAAGTCTTGAAGAGAAACACCTGGTTATCCGTGTTAGGAGAAACCGGTGAATTGCATGGCTTTGAAGATCAACGTAAAAACCAGGGGAGACATATAAG ACGGCATGCAGTAGAGAACCTTTGTGAAAGTAACAAACTCAGTCAGTGTGGAAAAACAAGCCAGATTACAGCTCTTAGTATCCTCAAAACAACTCCCGAATTAAATCCTTTTGAATGCCATGAGTATGAAAAAGCCTTCACAGATCGTTCTTCACTTAAACATCATGTCAAATTTCACAATGGATGCAGTGCCTgtcaatgtaaggaatgtggagaaGCCTGCAGTTGTCCCTCTTACCTACACAATCCTGTGAGAACTCTTAATGATGAGAAACCTTGTGAAGAATGTGGAAAGGGTTTCATTTGTATCTCAACTCCTAAGAATCATGGGACAACACTCACTGGAAAGAAACGCTATGAATATAATGAATGTGGGGAAGATCGCTGGAGTTTCTCATCCTTTAGGACACATGTGAGAGGTCATAAGCGTAATCGTAAGAAGTATCGGAAAACCTGTACTCATCCCTCAGCCATCATTTTACGTCAAAAAATTCATAGTGGAGAGTGGTCTTACGAATGTAAAGAATGTCTGAAAGCTTTTAGTTGTGCTGCATCACTCACTGAACACATAAGAAATCACACTGGAGAAAAACCTTTTGAACATACAGAATTTGGGAAATCTTTCAGTCAGTCCCCAAAACTCACTGATCAAATAAGAGCTCACAGTGGAAAAAAGTCATATGAATGTAAGCAGTGTGAGAAAGTCTTTAGTCAGTCCTCACACCTCACTAGACATataagaattcacagtggagagaagccttatgaatgtaggGAATGTGGGAAATCCTTCAGTCAGTCCTCATCCCTCACTAAACATGTAAGAacccacagtggagagaggccatttgaatgtaaggaatgtgggaaaacctttaaTCGTTCTGCATCCCTCACTGTACAtacaagaactcacagtggagagaagccttatgaatgtaaggaatgtggaagaGCCTTTAGTCGATCCTCAAACCTCATTAAACATATAAGAATTCACACTGGAgataagccttatgaatgtaaagaatgtgagAAAGTCTTTACCTGTTCCACATCCCTCACTAAACATTTAagaattcacactggagagaagccttacgaatgtaaagaatgtgggaaagtcTTTCGTTATTCCTTTTCCCTCACTAGCCATAAAAAAACACACAGTGGAGAGAAGTCTTATGAATGTAAGcattgtgggaaagcctttagtcagtcCTCATCCCTCACTagccatataagaactcacagtggagagaaaccttatgaatgtcaggaatgtgggaaagcctttagtcattCCTCATCCCTCACTaaccatataagaactcacagaggagagaagccttatgaatgtcaGAAATGTGGGAAGGCCTTTGGTCAGCCCTCATCCCTCactacacatataagaactcacagtagagagaagccttatgaatatCAGGAATATGGGAAAGCATTTAGTAAGTTGGCACACCTCACTAACCATGTAACAacccacagtggagagaggccttttgAGGGCTAG
- the LOC126072013 gene encoding zinc finger protein OZF-like isoform X2, translated as MMETLRNLASVVSEDLDGGEKLSSEHITEEVLKRNTWLSVLGETGELHGFEDQRKNQGRHIRRHAVENLCESNKLSQCGKTSQITALSILKTTPELNPFECHEYEKAFTDRSSLKHHVKFHNGCSACQCKECGEACSCPSYLHNPVRTLNDEKPCEECGKGFICISTPKNHGTTLTGKKRYEYNECGEDRWSFSSFRTHVRGHKRNRKKYRKTCTHPSAIILRQKIHSGEWSYECKECLKAFSCAASLTEHIRNHTGEKPFEHTEFGKSFSQSPKLTDQIRAHSGKKSYECKQCEKVFSQSSHLTRHIRIHSGEKPYECRECGKSFSQSSSLTKHVRTHSGERPFECKECGKTFNRSASLTVHTRTHSGEKPYECKECGRAFSRSSNLIKHIRIHTGDKPYECKECEKVFTCSTSLTKHLRIHTGEKPYECKECGKVFRYSFSLTSHKKTHSGEKSYECKHCGKAFSQSSSLTSHIRTHSGEKPYECQECGKAFSHSSSLTNHIRTHRGEKPYECQKCGKAFGQPSSLTTHIRTHSREKPYEYQEYGKAFSKLAHLTNHVTTHSGERPFEG; from the exons atgatggaaaccttGAGAAACCTGGCCTCAGTCG TTTCTGAAGACCTTGATGGTGGAGAAAAATTATCTAGTGAACATATTACAGAGGAAGTCTTGAAGAGAAACACCTGGTTATCCGTGTTAGGAGAAACCGGTGAATTGCATGGCTTTGAAGATCAACGTAAAAACCAGGGGAGACATATAAG ACGGCATGCAGTAGAGAACCTTTGTGAAAGTAACAAACTCAGTCAGTGTGGAAAAACAAGCCAGATTACAGCTCTTAGTATCCTCAAAACAACTCCCGAATTAAATCCTTTTGAATGCCATGAGTATGAAAAAGCCTTCACAGATCGTTCTTCACTTAAACATCATGTCAAATTTCACAATGGATGCAGTGCCTgtcaatgtaaggaatgtggagaaGCCTGCAGTTGTCCCTCTTACCTACACAATCCTGTGAGAACTCTTAATGATGAGAAACCTTGTGAAGAATGTGGAAAGGGTTTCATTTGTATCTCAACTCCTAAGAATCATGGGACAACACTCACTGGAAAGAAACGCTATGAATATAATGAATGTGGGGAAGATCGCTGGAGTTTCTCATCCTTTAGGACACATGTGAGAGGTCATAAGCGTAATCGTAAGAAGTATCGGAAAACCTGTACTCATCCCTCAGCCATCATTTTACGTCAAAAAATTCATAGTGGAGAGTGGTCTTACGAATGTAAAGAATGTCTGAAAGCTTTTAGTTGTGCTGCATCACTCACTGAACACATAAGAAATCACACTGGAGAAAAACCTTTTGAACATACAGAATTTGGGAAATCTTTCAGTCAGTCCCCAAAACTCACTGATCAAATAAGAGCTCACAGTGGAAAAAAGTCATATGAATGTAAGCAGTGTGAGAAAGTCTTTAGTCAGTCCTCACACCTCACTAGACATataagaattcacagtggagagaagccttatgaatgtaggGAATGTGGGAAATCCTTCAGTCAGTCCTCATCCCTCACTAAACATGTAAGAacccacagtggagagaggccatttgaatgtaaggaatgtgggaaaacctttaaTCGTTCTGCATCCCTCACTGTACAtacaagaactcacagtggagagaagccttatgaatgtaaggaatgtggaagaGCCTTTAGTCGATCCTCAAACCTCATTAAACATATAAGAATTCACACTGGAgataagccttatgaatgtaaagaatgtgagAAAGTCTTTACCTGTTCCACATCCCTCACTAAACATTTAagaattcacactggagagaagccttacgaatgtaaagaatgtgggaaagtcTTTCGTTATTCCTTTTCCCTCACTAGCCATAAAAAAACACACAGTGGAGAGAAGTCTTATGAATGTAAGcattgtgggaaagcctttagtcagtcCTCATCCCTCACTagccatataagaactcacagtggagagaaaccttatgaatgtcaggaatgtgggaaagcctttagtcattCCTCATCCCTCACTaaccatataagaactcacagaggagagaagccttatgaatgtcaGAAATGTGGGAAGGCCTTTGGTCAGCCCTCATCCCTCactacacatataagaactcacagtagagagaagccttatgaatatCAGGAATATGGGAAAGCATTTAGTAAGTTGGCACACCTCACTAACCATGTAACAacccacagtggagagaggccttttgAGGGCTAG